Proteins from a genomic interval of Phalacrocorax aristotelis chromosome 3, bGulAri2.1, whole genome shotgun sequence:
- the ARHGEF33 gene encoding rho guanine nucleotide exchange factor 33 produces the protein MDSNKQEGETESVPVSTPATQISQTAPSRSCDWPAEGHSTLQALASELKAGFTEAMQELSRIQHGEYALEEKVKSCRCAMEEKVAEMKNSLNTFKEELSDAKSMIEEISAKQEEMQQKIEQLQQEKRRESRKMKAKRAQKDDHGSQTVPTPLQGSPFRSINLPEPVLINEDFTSLLHNVTYEKVSDSRIMPMGEGRVKVVAGPGATIETDDSLKPTLTTEGQSKVHLPSTVWKQPKDTKDWGDEYISKEQPERGKDMGQSRYSSADNIICEPSLAAKRQNIALELLESERKYVINLSLILKIKATLQGPDVKRSTKERSFFPNSLRYLVQQHVDLLHALQERVLSWPRQGILGDIFLKLTNDENNFLDYYVAYLRDLPECISLIHVVILKEVEEEIKSDLYILFFHIVQRIPEYLIHLQNVLKFTEQEHPDYYLLLVCVQRLRVFISHYSLLFQCNEDLLIQKRKKLKNTTMDFSSLRSSLVKLYKGLTSQCTSQEVSPTPSATSIRDSGIHSEETIQSFPPAPSSGTTTPHLMPQMKKPQPTVMENIQAVKPPDWEMESRKHERPENILASSQLTEQELKALTAPLQSIPEMEYEAPPADAVGNTERAIRTSVELLQDARNFAPSYEEFDYPGEVFTLPGPYEDDAFQNLTLFENCSPASSESSLDICFLRPVNFTSEPERTDHALQPLPKSCTPVSSSTYKREMFHSKGKQLSRSLKELPRSAEGVSTRLYSTRSSSGSRLQQKERNVQPHMISASSRSSQRSYFPPQRGAGEKQSFLEELHAEDNTRFCQKDDNEQTSFSDHNPRHEPKGGFRSSFRKLFKKK, from the exons GAGAGACTGAAAGTGTGCCTGTGAGTACCCCTGCAACACAGATTTCCCAG ACAGCTCCAAGCAGGAGTTGCGACTGGCCTGCTGAAGGGCACAGCACA TTGCAGGCATTAGCCTCTGAGTTGAAGGCGGGTTTCACAGAAGCAATGCAGGAGCTGTCGCGAATCCAGCATGGCGAGTATGCCCTCGAGGAGAAGGTCAAGAGCTGCCGCTGTGCCATGGAAGAGAAAGTGGCTGAGATGAAGAATTCCCTCAATACGTTCAAG GAGGAGCTCAGCGATGCAAAGTCAATGATTGAAGAAATCAGTGCCAAACAGGAggaaatgcaacagaaaattgagcagctgcagcaagagaAGCGGCGGGAATCACGGAAAATGAAAGCTAA AAGAGCACAGAAGGATGATCATGGGTCACAGACGGTGCCTACCCCTCTCCAGGGCAGCCCATTTCGATCCATTAACCTCCCAGAACCTGTGCTGATCAACGAAGATTTTACAAGTCTTTTACACAACGTGACTTACGAAAAAG TGTCTGACTCCAGGATCATGCCAATGGGAGAAGGAAGGGTGAAAGTTGTAGCAGGTCCAG GAGCAACCATAGAGACAGATGACAGCCTCAAGCCCACCTTGACAACAGAGGGGCAGTCGAAAGTGCATCTGCCGTCAACAGTGTGGAAGCAGCCCAAGGACACCAAGGACTGGGGAGATGAATATATTTCCAAAGAGCaaccagagagagggaaagacaTGGGCCAAAGCAGATACAGCTCAGCAGACAACATTATATGTGAACCCTCTTTGGCTG CCAAAAGGCAGAACATCGCTTTGGAGCTTCTGGAGTCAGAAAGGAAATATGTCATCAACCTTTCCTTAATCCTGAAGATCAAGGCCACGTTGCAAGGGCCAGATGTGAAAAGAAGCACCAAAGAGAGAAG TTTCTTCCCCAACTCTTTGCGGTACCTGGTCCAGCAGCATGTCGATTTACTTCACGCTCTACAGGAGCGAGTCCTGAGCTGGCCACGACAAGGGATCCTAGGAGACATCTTCCTAAAGTTAACAAATGATGAG aataattttctggaCTACTATGTTGCTTACCTGAGGGACCTGCCAGAATGCATCTCTCTGATCCACGTGGTGATCCTGAAGGAG GTAGAAGAAGAAATCAAGTCTGATCTCTACATTCTGTTCTTCCATATAGTCCAGCGAATCCCTGAATACCTTATTCATCTACAG AATGTCCTGAAGTTCACGGAGCAAGAGCATCCTGACTACTACCTGCTGCTGGTGTGTGTGCAACGCCTCCGGGTTTTCATCTCACACTATAGCCTCCTCTTCCAATGCAATGAAGACCTGCTtatacagaagaggaaaaagctgaagaa CACGACGATGGATTTCTCCTCCCTCAGGTCATCCCTGGTGAAGCTGTACAAAGGTCTCACCTCCCAGTGTACGAGCCAAGAGGTTTCTCCAACACCCAGTGCAACATCTATCCGAGACAGCGGGATCCACTCTGAAGAGACAATACAGTCGTTCCCACCAGCACCTTCCTCTGGCACGACAACCCC gcatttaATGCCCCAGATGAAGAAGCCCCAGCCAACCGTGATGGAGAACATCCAGGCTGTAAAGCCCCCTGACTGGGAAATGGAAAGTAGAAAACACGAGAGGCCAGAGAACATCCTTGCATCCTCTCAGCTCACAGAGCAGGAACTGAAGGCTTTGACTGCCCCCTTACAATCCATCCCTGAAATGGAGTACGAAGCACCACCAGCTGATGCGGTGGGAAACACTGAGAGAGCCATCAGGACCtctgtggagctgctgcaggatgcGAGGAACTTTGCACCAAGCTATGAAGAGTTCGACTACCCTGGGGAGGTTTTTACCCTGCCAGGCCCCTATGAAGATGATGCCTTCCAAAACCTCACTCTTTTTGAGAATTGCTCCCCAGCCTCTTCTGAGTCCAGCTTAGACATTTGCTTCCTTAGGCCTGTTAACTTCACATCAGAACCAGAGAGGACAGATCATGCCTTACAGCCATTGCCTAAGAGCTGCACTCCTGTAAGTAGCAGTACTTACAAGCGTGAGATGTTCCACAGCAAAGGCAAGCAGCTGAGCAGGTCTCTGAAGGAGCTGCCAAGGAGCGCTGAGGGCGTGAGCACAAGACTCTACAGCACACGGAGCAGCAGTGGGAGCCGGCTGCAGCAGAAGGAGAGGAATGTCCAACCTCACATGATCTCAGCCTCATCTCGAAGCTCCCAAAGGAGCTACTTCCCTCCACAGAGAGGAGCGGGTGAAAAACAGAGCTTTTTGGAA GAGCTCCATGCAGAAGACAACACCAGGTTCTGCCAGAAGGATGACAATGAGCAAACATCCTTCAGCGACCACAACCCACGGCACGAGCCCAAGGGGGGTTTCCGGAGCTCCTTCCGCAAgctcttcaaaaagaaataa